A window of Saccopteryx leptura isolate mSacLep1 chromosome 5, mSacLep1_pri_phased_curated, whole genome shotgun sequence contains these coding sequences:
- the CXXC4 gene encoding CXXC-type zinc finger protein 4, with translation MNTNVCVEPGPSPEAPGLPKESHLPEGALNSLVDYNSEMERYRSFATSFYKTNGGAFPQAAKIARITTPIFPSSAAAAAAAARIGMSPWNCDNAATAAAATAMLWGSGGGGGGGGGGGGGGGGGGGGGGGGRKSSSAAASSSASSSAILPAGGGGGGGGGGGGGGGGGGGGGGGGGGRTSMHHRNDSQRLGKAGCPPEPSLQMANTNFLSTLSPEHCRPLAGECMNKLKCGAAEAEIMNLPERVGTFSAIPALGGISLPPGVIVMTALHSPAAASAAVTDSAFQIANLADCPQNHSSSSSSSSGGAGGANPAKKKRKRCGVCVPCKRLINCGVCSSCRNRKTGHQICKFRKCEELKKKPGTSLERTPVPSAEAFRWFF, from the exons ATGAACACCAATGTCTGCGTGGAGCCCGGGCCGAGCCCGGAGGCCCCGGGCTTGCCCAAGGAAAGCCACCTGCCCGAGGGGGCCCTGAACAGCCTTGTGGATTACAACTCGGAGATGGAGCGCTACCGCTCTTTTGCCACCTCCTTCTACAAGACCAACGGGGGCGCCTTTCCGCAGGCAGCCAAGATCGCGCGCATCACCACCCCCATCTTCCCCAGcagtgccgccgccgccgcggccgccgcgCGCATTGGCATGTCCCCCTGGAACTGCGACAACGcggccaccgccgccgccgccaccgccatgCTCTGGGGCAGCGGCGggggcggaggcggcggcgggggtggaggcggcggcggcgggggcggtgGCGGGGGAGGCGGGGGCGGTAGGAAATCATCctccgccgccgcctcctcctccgcctcctcctcggCGATCCTCCCCgccggcggtggcggcggcggtggcggcggtggcggcggcggcggtggtggcggcggcggcggcggcggtggcggcggcggcaggaCCAGCATGCACCATCGAAACGACTCCCAGAGGCTGGGGAAAGCTGGCTGCCCGCCAGAGCCGTCGTTGCAAATGGCAAATACTAATTTCCTCTCCACCTTATCCCCTGAACACTGCAGACCTTTGGCGGGGGAATGCATGAACAAGCTCAAATGCGGCGCTGCTGAAGCAGAGATAATGAATCTCCCCGAGCGCGTGGGGACTTTTTCCGCTATCCCGGCTTTAGGGGGCATCTCATTACCTCCAGGGGTCATCGTCATGACAGCCCTTCACTCCCCCGCAGCAGCCTCAGCAGCCGTCACAGACAGTGCGTTTCAAATTGCCAATCTGGCAGACTGCCCGCAGaatcattcctcctcctcctcgtcctcctcagGGGGAGCTGGCGGAGCCAACCCGgccaagaagaagaggaaaaggtgtGGGGTCTGCGTGCCCTGCAAAAGGCTCATCAACTGTGGCGTCTGCAGCAGTTGCAGGAACCGCAAAACGGGACACCAGATCTGCAAATTTAGAAAATGTGAAGAGCTAAAGAAAAAACCTGGCACTTCGCTAGAG agaacACCTGTTCCCAGCGCTGAAGCTTTCCGATGGTTCTTTTAA